In Notolabrus celidotus isolate fNotCel1 chromosome 8, fNotCel1.pri, whole genome shotgun sequence, a genomic segment contains:
- the LOC117817541 gene encoding protocadherin alpha-2-like yields the protein MGNEEYVWIRAVVLLFLCDCSASQLSYSISEEVNKGTVVGNIAKDLNLNVQELETRDLRIVSSYSKKYFDVNLRTGNLFVDDRIDREELCPNTAQCSLRIQAVLSNPMNVHRIEVSVVDINDNSPEFIEQAYSLNISESMSPGERYLLPIAVDPDIGSNSVKSYKLSQNEYFSLDVQSGGEHGVSAELVLQKALDREKQAVVKLTLTAVDGGTPARSGTLQIIINVLDLNDNTPIFSKSLYKVRVQENAEEGRVVIRLNATDLDEGMNSKIAYSLIKRGNIDPSNIFDLNSETGEITVKGTLDYEEAPAYEVRVQATDQGSSPRSAHAKLLIEIIDVNDNAPEISVTSLMTPVKEDAELGTIVALVTVSDKDGGNNGVTNCKVVGSVPFKLKSNYKNDYSLVVDGALDRENTSLYNVTITATDEGSPPLSSVRVVTVYVSDVNDNAPRFTEPVINVYVKENSAVGAVIYTINAFDPDLDINAKLTYKLLDSSQKSIPISSFVNINSETGDIVSLQSFNYEELKTLQLKVQATDSGVPPLSSNVTVNVLILDENDNNPNILAPYSEHGSVNSESIPYSAEAGYFVAKIRAVDADSGYNALLSYHFEPKGNNLFRIGTSTGEIRTKRRMSDNDLKTHPLVVSVSDNGEPSLSATVSIDVVVVESTADIQTQFRHVTIKEESFSSLNLYLLIGIVAVSAIFLLSLITLIAVKCHRTDGSFSRYGAPMITTHPDGSWSYSKSTQQYDVCFSSDTLKSDVVVFPAQFPPIDGELISINGGDTFTRTQTLPNKEQVCVHFSIR from the coding sequence ATGGGAAACGAGGAATATGTGTGGATCCGTGCTGTTGTACTGCTGTTTCTTTGTGACTGCTCTGCTTCGCAATTATCTTACTCCATATCCGAGGAGGTGAACAAAGGCACCGTGGTTGGGAATATCGCAAAGGACTTAAACTTGAATGTACAAGAGCTAGAAACCAGGGATCTGCGCATTGTTTCGAGTTACAGTAAGAAATATTTTGACGTGAATTTGCGGACAGGGAATCTCTTTGTTGACGACAGGATAGACAGAGAAGAGCTTTGTCCGAACACGGCGCAATGCTCCCTGAGAATACAGGCTGTTTTAAGCAACCCTATGAATGTTCACCGCATTGAGGTCAGTGTTGTAGACATTAATGATAACTCGCCAGAATTCATCGAGCAGGCGTATTCGTTAAACATCTCAGAATCAATGTCGCCAGGAGAACGATATCTCCTCCCAATAGCAGTTGATCCAGACATAGGCAGCAACTCCGTGAAGAGCTACAAGCTGAGCCAAAATGAATATTTCTCGCTTGATGTGCAGAGCGGTGGAGAACACGGTGTGTCCGCTGAGTTGGTGCTGCAGAAAGCTTTAGATCGAGAGAAACAAGCGGTGGTTAAACTCACTCTAACTGCTGTGGACGGAGGGACACCTGCTAGATCAGGTACACTGCAGATAATCATAAATGTATTAGATTTAAACGATAATACACCAATTTTTAGCAAATCATTGTATAAAGTACGTGTGCAGGAAAATGCCGAAGAAGGAAGAGTTGTTATTAGATTAAACGCAACAGATTTGGACGAGGGAATGAATAGCAAGATCGCTTATTCATTAATCAAACGAGGAAATATAGACCCATCAAATATATTCGATCTTAATTCAGAAACAGGAGAGATAACTGTGAAAGGGACATTAGATTACGAAGAGGCACCTGCCTATGAGGTTAGAGTTCAGGCAACAGATCAAGGCTCCTCTCCTCGCAGTGCTCATGCTAAACTTTTGATTGAAATTATTGATGTGAATGACAATGCTCCAgaaatatccgtgacgtcactcatgaCACCAGTCAAAGAAGACGCAGAGCTGGGGACCATAGTTGCCTTAGTTACAGTGAGTGATAAAGATGGAGGAAACAATGGTGTAACTAACTGTAAGGTAGTGGGCTCTGTTCCCTTTAAACTCAAGTCCAACTACAAGAACGACTATTCATTAGTAGTAGATGGGGCACTGGACAGAGAAAACACCTCTCTTTACAATGTCACCATTACAGCCACAGATGAAGGGAGTCCTCCTCTGTCCAGTGTCAGGGTCGTTACTGTTTACGTGTCTGACGTCAATGATAATGCACCTCGATTTACGGAGCCTGTGATTAATGTTTATGTGAAGGAAAATAGTGCAGTGGGAGCAGTAATATACACAATAAATGCTTTTGATCCTGATCTGGACATTAATGCAAAACTGACTTACAAGCTGTTAGACAGCTCTCAAAAGTCGATTCctatttcatcctttgtaaacaTCAACTCAGAGACTGGAGATATAGTCAGCCTGCAGTCTTTCAACTATGAGGAGTTAAAAACACTTCAGTTGAAAGTTCAGGCCACAGACTCTGGTGTTCCTCCGCTCAGCAGCAATGTAACCGTGAACGTCTTGATCCTGGATGAGAATGACAATAATCCAAATATTCTGGCACCCTATTCTGAGCACGGCTCCGTTAACAGTGAGAGCATCCCTTATTCTGCTGAAGCGGGATACTTTGTGGCAAAGATCAGGGCTGTAGACGCTGACTCTGGGTACAACGCGCTGCTTTCTTATCACTTTGAGCccaaaggaaacaacctcttccGGATCGGGACCAGCACCGGAGAAATCAGGACTAAGAGGAGGATGAGTGACAATGACCTGAAAACGCACCCCTTGGTAGTGTCGGTCTCTGATAACGGAGAACCCTCCCTGTCAGCTACTGTGTCTATtgatgtggtggtggtggagagcACAGCTGACATCCAGACTCAGTTCAGACATGTGACCATAAAGGAGGAGAGCTTCTCTTCTTTGAACCTCTATCTGCTCATCGGCATAGTGGCGGTGTCAGCAATCTTTCTGCTCAGCCTCATCACTTTAATAGCTGTCAAATGTCACAGGACAGACGGCTCCTTCAGCAGGTACGGGGCCCCAATGATCACCACCCACCCTGACGGGAGCTGGTCTTACTCCAAATCTACTCAGCAGTATGAtgtgtgtttcagctcagaCACACTCAAGAGTGACGTAGTGGTTTTCCCCGCCCAGTTTCCACCTATAGATGGTGAACTCATCAGTATCAATGGAGGAGACACTTTTACCAGAACTCAGACTTTACCTAACAAGGAACAGGTATGTGTTCACTTTTCAATACGCTGA
- the LOC117817539 gene encoding protocadherin alpha-3-like, producing the protein MGNEEYVWIRAVVLLFLCDCSASQLSYSISEEVNKGTVVGNIAKDLNLNVQELETRDLRIVSSYSKKYFDVNLRTGNLFVDDRIDREELCPNTAQCSLRIQAVLSNPMNVHRIEVSVVDINDNSPEFIEQAYSLNISESMSPGERYLLLIAEDADIGSNSVKSYKLSQNEYFSLDVQSGGEHGVSAELVLQKALDREKQAVIKLTLTAVDGGKPARSGALQININVLDVNDNTPVFSKSLYKIRVPENAAQGTLIIKLNATDLDEGINSKILYSFLKQRNADPSQLFNLNPETGEITVKGSLDYEETPAYEVRVQAKDEGPTPRSAHAKLLIEIIDVNDNAPEISVTSLMTPVKEDAELETIVALVTVSDKDGGNNGVINCKVVGSVPFKLKSNYKNDYSLVVDGALDRENTSLYNVTITATDEGSPPLSSVRVVTVHVSDVNDNAPRFNEPVINVYVKENSAVGAVIYTISAFDPDLDINAKLTYKLLDSSQKSIPISSFVNINSETGDIVSLQSFNYEELKTLQFKVQATDSGVPPLSSNVTVNVLILDENDNNPNILAPYSEHGSVNSESIPYSAEAGYFVAKIRAVDADSGYNALLSYHFEPKGNNLFRIGTSTGEIRTKRRMSDNDLKTHPLVVSVSDNGEPSLSATVSIDVLVVESTADIQTQFRHVTIKEESFSSLNLYLLIGIVAVSAIFLLSLITLIAVKCHRTDGSFSRYGAPMITTHPDGSWSYSKSTQQYDVCFSSDTLKSDVVVFPAQFPPIDGELISINGGDTFTRTQTLPNKEQVCVIFPIH; encoded by the coding sequence ATGGGAAACGAGGAATATGTGTGGATCCGTGCTGTTGTACTGCTGTTTCTTTGTGACTGCTCTGCTTCGCAATTATCTTACTCCATATCCGAGGAGGTGAACAAAGGCACCGTGGTTGGGAATATCGCAAAGGACCTAAACTTGAATGTACAAGAGCTAGAAACCAGGGATCTGCGCATTGTTTCGAGTTACAGTAAGAAATATTTTGACGTGAATTTGCGGACAGGGAATCTCTTTGTTGATGACAGGATAGACAGAGAAGAGCTTTGCCCGAACACGGCGCAATGCTCCCTGAGAATACAGGCTGTTTTAAGCAACCCTATGAATGTTCACCGCATTGAGGTCAGTGTTGTAGACATTAATGATAACTCACCAGAATTCATCGAGCAGGCGTATTCGTTAAACATCTCAGAATCAATGTCGCCAGGAGAACGATATCTCCTCCTGATTGCAGAGGATGCCGACATAGGCAGCAACTCGGTGAAGAGCTACAAGCTGAGCCAAAATGAATATTTCTCGCTGGATGTGCAGAGCGGTGGAGAACACGGTGTGTCCGCTGAGTTAGTGCTGCAGAAAGCTTTAGATCGAGAGAAACAAGCGGTGATTAAACTTACTCTAACTGCTGTAGACGGAGGGAAACCTGCTAGATCAGGTGCACTGCAGATAAACATTAATGTGTTAGATGTAAACGATAACACACCAGTTTTTAGCAAATCATTGTATAAGATCCGTGTGCCTGAAAATGCTGCACAGGGAACTTTGATAATAAAACTAAACGCAACTGATTTAGATGAGGGGATAAATAGTAAGATCctgtattcatttttaaaacaacgGAATGCAGATCCATCTCAATTATTTAATCTTAATCCAGAAACAGGAGAAAtcactgttaaaggaagtttagaTTATGAAGAAACACCGGCTTATGAAGTGAGAGTTCAAGCAAAGGATGAAGGCCCCACTCCTCGCAGTGCTCATGCTAAACTTTTGATTGAAATAATTGATGTGAATGACAATGCTCCAgaaatatccgtgacgtcactcatgaCACCAGTCAAAGAAGACGCAGAGCTGGAGACAATAGTTGCCTTGGTTACAGTGAGTGATAAAGATGGAGGAAACAATGGTGTAATTAACTGTAAGGTAGTGGGCTCTGTTCCCTTTAAACTCAAGTCCAACTACAAGAACGACTATTCATTAGTAGTAGATGGGGCACTGGACAGAGAAAACACCTCTCTTTACAATGTCACCATTACAGCCACAGATGAAGGAAGTCCTCCTCTGTCCAGTGTCAGGGTCGTTACTGTTCACGTGTCCGATGTCAATGATAATGCACCTCGTTTCAACGAGCCTGTGATTAATGTTTATGTGAAAGAGAATAGTGCAGTGGGAGCAGTGATATACACAATAAGCGCTTTTGATCCTGATCTGGACATTAATGCAAAACTGACTTACAAGCTGTTAGACAGCTCTCAAAAGTCGATTCctatttcatcctttgtaaacaTCAACTCAGAGACTGGAGATATAGTCAGCCTGCAGTCTTTCAACTATGAGGAGTTAAAAACACTTCAGTTCAAAGTTCAGGCCACAGACTCTGGTGTTCCTCCGCTCAGCAGCAATGTAACCGTGAACGTTTTGATCCTGGATGAGAATGACAATAATCCAAATATTCTGGCACCCTATTCTGAGCATGGCTCCGTTAACAGTGAGAGCATCCCCTATTCTGCTGAAGCAGGATACTTTGTGGCAAAGATCAGGGCTGTAGACGCTGACTCTGGATACAACGCGCTGCTTTCTTATCACTTTGAGCccaaaggaaacaacctcttccGGATCGGAACCAGCACCGGAGAAATCAGGACTAAGAGGAGGATGAGTGACAATGACCTGAAAACTCACCCCTTGGTGGTGTCAGTCTCTGATAACGGAGAACCCTCCCTGTCAGCTACTGTGTCTATTGATGTGTTGGTGGTGGAGAGCACAGCTGACATCCAGACCCAGTTCAGACATGTGACCATAAAGGAGGAGAGCTTCTCTTCTTTGAACCTCTATCTGCTCATCGGTATTGTGGCGGTGTCAGCCATCTTCCTGCTCAGCCTAATCACTTTAATAGCTGTCAAATGTCACAGGACAGACGGCTCCTTCAGCAGGTACGGGGCCCCAATGATCACCACCCATCCTGACGGGAGCTGGTCTTACTCCAAATCTACTCAGCAGTATGACGTGTGTTTCAGCTCAGACACACTCAAGAGTGATGTAGTGGTTTTCCCCGCCCAGTTTCCACCTATAGATGGTGAACTCATCAGTATCAATGGAGGAGACACTTTTACCAGAACTCAGACTTTACCTAACAAGGAACAGGTATGTGTTATCTTTCCAATACACTGA
- the LOC117817538 gene encoding protocadherin alpha-2-like, whose protein sequence is MGNEEYVWIRAVVLLFLCDCSASQLSYSISEEVNKGTVVGNIAKDLNLNVQELETRDLRIVSSYSKKYFDVNLRTGNLVVDDRIDREELCPNTAQCSTRLQAVLSNPMAANRIDVNILDINDNSPVFIETFFSLNISESLSAGERYLLPVAEDADIGSNSVKSYKLSQNEYFSLDVQSGGEHGVSTELVLQKALDREKQAVIKLTLTAVDGGKPARSGTLQINVNVIDSNDNPPMFSRSLFKVLVQENAAHGTVVIKLNATDLDEGMNSKILYSLMKRGNTDPTDLFNLNSETGEITVKGTLDYEETPAYEVRVQAKDQGSTPRSAHAKLLIEIIDVNDNAPEISLTSLMTPVKEDAELGTIVALVTVSDKDGGNNGVTNCKVVGSVPFKLKSNYKNDYSLVVDGALDRENTSLYNVTITATDEGSPPLSCVRVVTVQVSDLNDNAPRFIEPVINVYVKENSAVGAVICTISAFDPDLDINAKLTYKLLDSSQKSIPTSSFVNINSETGDIVSLQSFNYEELKTLQFKVQATDSGVPPLSSNVTVNILILDENDNNPNILAPYSEHGSVNSESIPYSAEAGYFVAKIRAVDADSGYNALLSYHFEPKGNNLFRIGTSTGEIRTKRRMSDNDLKTHPLVVSVSDNGEPSLSATVSIDVVVVESSADIQTQFRHVTIKEENFSSLNLYLLIGIVAVSAIFLLSLITLIAVKCHRTDGSFSRYGAPMITTHPDGSWSYSKSTQQYDVCFSSDTLKSDVVVFPAPYPPIDGELISINGGDTFTRTQTLPNKEKVGHFN, encoded by the coding sequence ATGGGAAACGAGGAATATGTGTGGATTCGTGCTGTTGTGCTGCTGTTTCTTTGTGACTGCTCAGCTTCGCAATTATCTTACTCCATATCCGAGGAGGTGAACAAAGGCACCGTGGTTGGGAATATCGCAAAGGACCTAAACTTGAATGTACAAGAGCTAGAAACCAGGGATCTGCGCATTGTTTCGAGTTACAGTAAGAAATATTTTGACGTGAATTTGCGGACAGGGAATCTCGTTGTTGATGACAGGATAGACAGAGAAGAGCTTTGTCCGAACACGGCGCAATGCTCCACAAGATTGCAGGCTGTTTTAAGCAATCCTATGGCCGCTAATCGTATTGACGTCAATATTTTGGACATCAATGATAACTCGCCTGTTTTTATTGAAACGTTTTTCTCATTAAATATCTCAGAATCATTGTCAGCGGGAGAACGGTATCTTCTCCCAGTGGCGGAAGATGCAGACATAGGCAGCAACTCGGTGAAGAGCTACAAGCTGAGCCAAAATGAATATTTCTCACTGGACGTGCAGAGCGGTGGAGAACATGGTGTGTCCACTGAGTTGGTGCTGCAGAAAGCTTTAGATCGAGAGAAACAAGCGGTGATTAAACTTACTCTAACTGCTGTAGACGGAGGGAAACCTGCCAGGTCGGGTACATTGCAGATAAACGTTAATGTAATAGATTCAAATGATAATCCACCGATGTTTAGCAGATCGCTTTTTAAGGTGCTTGTGCAGGAAAATGCTGCACACGGAACAGTGGTAATAAAACTAAACGCAACTGATTTAGATGAGGGAATGAATAGTAAGATCCTGTACTCATTAATGAAACGAGGTAATACTGATCCAACAGATTTGTTTAATCTCAATTCAGAAACTGGAGAGATAACTGTGAAAGGGACATTAGATTATGAAGAGACACCTGCCTATGAGGTTAGAGTTCAGGCAAAAGATCAAGGCTCTACTCCTCGCAGTGCTCATGCTAAACTATTGATTGAAATCATTGATGTGAATGACAATGCTCCAGAAATATCTCTGACGTCACTTATGACACCAGTCAAAGAAGACGCAGAGCTGGGGACAATAGTTGCCTTAGTTACAGTGAGTGATAAAGATGGAGGAAACAATGGTGTAACTAACTGTAAGGTAGTGGGCTCTGTTCCTTTTAAACTCAAGTCCAACTACAAGAATGACTATTCATTAGTAGTAGATGGAGCACTGGACAGAGAAAACACATCTCTTTACAATGTCACCATTACAGCCACAGATGAAGGGAGTCCTCCTCTGTCTTGTGTCAGGGTCGTTACTGTTCAGGTGTCTGACCTCAATGATAATGCACCTCGTTTCATAGAGCCTGTGATTAATGTTTATGTGAAAGAGAATAGTGCAGTGGGAGCAGTAATATGCACAATAAGTGCTTTTGATCCTGATCTGGACATTAATGCAAAACTGACTTACAAGCTGTTAGACAGCTCTCAAAAGTCCATTCCTACTTCATCCTTTGTAAACATAAACTCAGAGACTGGAGATATAGTCAGCCTGCAGTCTTTCAACTATGAGGAGTTAAAAACACTTCAGTTCAAAGTTCAGGCCACAGACTCTGGTGTTCCTCCGCTCAGCAGCAACGTGACTGTGAACATTTTGATCCTGGATGAGAATGACAATAATCCAAATATTCTGGCACCCTATTCTGAGCACGGCTCCGTTAACAGTGAGAGCATCCCCTATTCCGCTGAAGCAGGATACTTTGTGGCAAAGATCAGGGCTGTAGACGCTGACTCTGGATACAACGCGCTGCTTTCTTATCACTTTGAGCccaaaggaaacaacctcttccGGATCGGAACCAGCACCGGAGAAATCAGGACTAAGAGAAGGATGAGTGACAATGACCTGAAAACGCACCCCTTGGTGGTTTCGGTCTCTGATAACGGAGAACCCTCCCTGTCAGCTACTGTGTCTATTGATGTGGTGGTGGTTGAGAGCTCAGCTGACATCCAGACTCAGTTCAGACATGTGaccataaaggaggagaacttcTCTTCTTTGAACCTCTATCTGCTTATCGGCATTGTGGCGGTGTCAGCCATCTTCCTGCTCAGCCTCATCACTTTAATAGCTGTCAAATGTCACAGGACAGACGGCTCCTTCAGCAGGTATGGGGCCCCAATGATCACCACCCACCCTGACGGGAGCTGGTCTTACTCCAAATCTACTCAGCAGTATGACGTGTGTTTCAGCTCAGACACACTCAAGAGTGATGTAGTGGTTTTCCCCGCCCCGTATCCACCTATAGATGGTGAACTCATCAGTATCAATGGAGGAGACACATTTACCAGAACTCAGACTTTACCCAATAAAGAAAAGGTAGGCCATTTTAACTGA
- the LOC117817542 gene encoding protocadherin alpha-3-like produces the protein MLCAILLCLSDWSAAQISYSVSEEVDKGTVVGNLAKDLSVPTQQLEERGFRIVSGYSKKYFEANLRTGALFVNERIDREELCPNLPKCSLNIEGLLNDPMNIFRIEVSIVDINDNAPSFLENIHVFNISESSSTGERYPLPVAQDADTGSFSVKTYKLSPNEHFSVDVSSGGDEVSAELVLQKALDREKQPIIKLTLTAVDGGKPARSGTMQIIVHVIDTNDNTPSFSKSLYKVRVSENAPVGTTILALNATDLDEGLHSDIGYSLMKRGNTDSPGKFIVNPESGEIIVDANLDYEESNAYELRVKATDKGSSPRSGYTKVLVEVVDVNDNAPEISVTSLMSPVKESAEIGTVVALVTVTDKDGGPNGITTCKIKHSVPFILTSNYKSYYSLTVDGKLDRESVSKYNVTITAVDGGSPPLSSTTVLTVQISDINDNAPQFQDSNINVYLRENSVVGDIITTINAQDADTNENAKLTYSIINNNTKGVPISTFVNINSETGDIVSLQSFNYEELKTFQFKVQATDSGVPPLSSNVTVNVLILDENDNNPNILAPYSEHGSVNSESIPYSAEAGYFVAKIRAVDTDSGYNALLSYHFEPKGNNLFRIGTSTGEIRTKRRMSDNDLKTHPLVVSVSDNGEPSLSATVSIDVVVVENTADIQTQFRHVTIKEESFSSLNLYLLIGIVAVSAIFLLSLITLIAVKCHRTDGSFSRYGAPMITTHPDGSWSYSKSTQQYDVCFSSDTLKSDVVVFPAQFPPIDGELISINGGDTFTRTQTLPNKEQVCSLFNTLI, from the coding sequence ATGTTGTGCGCCATTCTTCTTTGTTTATCGGACTGGTCTGCTGCTCAGATTTCCTACTCTGTTTCCGAGGAGGTGGACAAAGGCACAGTGGTGGGGAATCTCGCTAAGGATTTAAGCGTTCCGACACAGCAGCTGGAGGAACGAGGTTTTCGGATAGTATCGGGATATAGCAAGAAATATTTCGAGGCTAATTTAAGAACGGGAGCTTTGTTTGTGAACGAAAGGATAGACCGCGAGGAGCTTTGTCCTAATTTACCTAAGTGTTCCTTAAATATAGAGGGGCTCCTCAACGATCCTATGAATATATTTCGAATTGAGGTTAGTATTGTAGACATCAATGATAATGCACCATCATTCCTCGAAAATATCCATGTGTTTAATATCTCCGAGTCCTCTTCAACGGGGGAGAGGTATCCACTCCCCGTGGCTCAAGATGCAGACACTGGCAGCTTCTCGGTGAAAACGTACAAGTTAAGTCCTAATGAGCATTTCTCCGTAGATGTGAGCAGCGGAGGAGACGAAGTGTCTGCTGAGTTAGTGCTGCAGAAAGCTTTAGATAGAGAAAAACAACCTATTATTAAACTAACATTAACCGCTGTAGACGGAGGAAAACCTGCGAGATCTGGCACTATGCAAATAATAGTGCATGTAATCGATACTAATGATAACACGCCATCTTTCAGCAAGTCCCTTTACAAAGTAAGAGTCAGCGAAAATGCACCTGTGGGGACAACGATATTGGCACTAAATGCAACAGATCTTGACGAAGGTCTGCATTCAGACATCGGATATTCTCTGATGAAAAGAGGCAATACTGATTCTCCAGGTAAATTCATAGTTAATCCTGAAAGCGGTGAAATCATTGTTGATGCTAATTTGGATTATGAGGAAAGCAATGCTTATGAGTTAAGAGTAAAAGCAACAGACAAGGGCTCCTCCCCTCGTAGTGGTTACACGAAAGTGCTTGTAGAGGTTGTCGATGTCAATGATAATGCACCAGAAATCTCCGTAACTTCACTGATGAGTCCAGTGAAGGAAAGTGCAGAAATCGGAACAGTAGTTGCGTTAGTGAcagtgacagacaaagatggaggcCCAAATGGCATTACAACTtgtaaaatcaaacattcaGTCCCATTTATTCTGACTTCAAATTACAAAAGCTATTACTCTTTAACAGTAGATGGTAAACTTGACAGAGAGAGTGTATCAAAGTATAACGTAACAATAACTGCTGTAGATGGAGGAAGTCCGCCCCTTTCCAGCACCACTGTACTCACCGTGCAGATTTCTGACATTAATGATAACGCACCACAATTCCAAGATTCCAATATTAACGTTTACCTCCGGGAGAATAGTGTAGTGGGGGATATTATAACGACAATAAATGCACAGGATGCAGATACGAATGAAAATGCTAAACTGACGTATTcgataattaataataataccaaagGTGTTCCCATTTCAACCTTCGTAAATATTAACTCAGAGACTGGAGATATAGTCAGCCTGCAGTCTTTTAACTATGAGGAGTTAAAAACGTTTCAGTTCAAAGTTCAGGCCACAGACTCTGGTGTTCCTCCGCTCAGCAGCAACGTGACTGTGAACGTTTTGATCCTGGATGAGAATGACAATAATCCAAATATTCTCGCACCCTATTCTGAGCACGGCTCCGTTAACAGTGAGAGCATCCCCTATTCTGCTGAAGCGGGGTACTTTGTGGCAAAGATCAGGGCTGTAGACACTGACTCTGGATACAACGCGCTGCTTTCTTATCACTTTGAGCccaaaggaaacaacctcttccGGATCGGAACCAGCACCGGAGAAATCAGGACTAAGAGAAGGATGAGTGACAATGACCTGAAAACTCACCCCTTGGTGGTGTCGGTCTCTGATAACGGAGAACCCTCCCTGTCAGCTACTGTGTCTATTGATGTGGTGGTGGTTGAGAATACAGCTGACATCCAGACTCAGTTCAGACATGTGACCATAAAGGAGGAGAGCTTCTCTTCTTTGAACCTCTATCTGCTCATCGGCATTGTGGCGGTGTCAGCCATCTTCCTGCTCAGCCTCATCACTTTAATAGCTGTCAAATGTCACAGGACAGACGGCTCCTTCAGCAGATACGGGGCCCCAATGATCACCACCCATCCAGACGGGAGCTGGTCTTACTCTAAATCTACTCAGCAGTATGACGTGTGTTTCAGCTCAGACACCCTCAAGAGTGACGTGGTGGTTTTCCCCGCCCAGTTTCCACCTATAGATGGTGAACTCATCAGTATCAATGGAGGAGACACTTTTACCAGAACTCAGACTTTACCTAACAAGGAACAGGTATGTTCACTTTTCAATACACTGATCTAG